In the Leptospira barantonii genome, AACGATTCTAAACTAGATCAGTTACAAGCGTTTAGAACACCCGAAACTATTGTCTTCCAAAACGTACCGGGACCTTCAAACGACCAAAATCGATTTATGCGGTGATTGTTTTAAAAAAATCTCGAATATCATCGGCGACTTCGCGGGGAACTTCCCATTCCGAAAAATGTCCTCCCCGTTCCATAACGGTCCATCGCCTAACATCGTAAAAACGATCCGCCCATCTGCGGGGAGCCGGAACCGTAATTCCATCCCGCAAAGGCATGATGATCGCGGTTGGAACTTCGACCTTACCGCTGAGCCCCGGATTACGACCCACTTCTCGATACAATCGAATCGATGCCGCACCCGCGCCGTAAAACCAATGCAAAGAAAGATTATCCAATAACTTATCTCTTCCGAAATGTCGAACCGGATCTCCGTTGCAATCTCCCCAACGATAAAACTTTTCGAGGATCCAACTTGCTAAACCGACAGGAGAATCCGCAAGCGCGGGTGTTAAGGTTTCAGGACGAAGCCCTTGCAAAGTTGCATAAGAAGTTTCTAATTTAGCCCAAGAAACGACCTTTTGTTGATATTCGACCTCCTCTTCGGAAAGATCGTTCGGCAAGGGAAACAAGAACGGAGTAATTCCGGTGCGATGTAAACCGATGATATGATTCGGATATTTCAGTCCCAGCTGTTGTTGCACAAGCGCGCCTTGATCGGAACCACGCGCCGCGTATCTTTGATAACCCAATTCTTCCGTCATCAATTTGTGAACCAAGTCCGCGATCCGAGTAAAACTCATCCCATGTTGTTTGGGAATCTCCGAGAATAAATAACCGGGCAAAGAAACGGCGACTACGTCGAAGGTAAGAATATTATCGTTTTCTAATTCTGCAAGAAGCGGAATGATATCCGACATCTGGATAAAACTACTCGGCCATCCCTGCATCAATAAAAGAGGAATCGGATTTTTTCCTTTTCCTTTCGTGTGTATAAAATGAATTTTTGTGTCTTCGATCTCGGCGATAAAATGATCGAGTTTGTTAATTTGTTTTTCGCGGGAACGCCAGTCGTAATCGGTCGCCCAATGTCGCATTAGATCGTGAAGATAATCAGAATCGGTTCCGTCGGCCCAATTCGATGTTTCGATCGAAGGAACCCATCGTGTTTTTCTTAACCGATTCTTAAGATCTTCGATTTCTT is a window encoding:
- a CDS encoding epoxide hydrolase family protein, with the translated sequence MSKKNSVSKFTVHIPDEEIEDLKNRLRKTRWVPSIETSNWADGTDSDYLHDLMRHWATDYDWRSREKQINKLDHFIAEIEDTKIHFIHTKGKGKNPIPLLLMQGWPSSFIQMSDIIPLLAELENDNILTFDVVAVSLPGYLFSEIPKQHGMSFTRIADLVHKLMTEELGYQRYAARGSDQGALVQQQLGLKYPNHIIGLHRTGITPFLFPLPNDLSEEEVEYQQKVVSWAKLETSYATLQGLRPETLTPALADSPVGLASWILEKFYRWGDCNGDPVRHFGRDKLLDNLSLHWFYGAGAASIRLYREVGRNPGLSGKVEVPTAIIMPLRDGITVPAPRRWADRFYDVRRWTVMERGGHFSEWEVPREVADDIRDFFKTITA